Genomic DNA from Thermobifida alba:
TCAGAAGATGCCCCCGAACAGGGCAAACGATGACGCTTCCCATGTCACAGTGAAGAACGTGGTGATGTGACCGAAAACACGTACCTCGGGGGTCGGTGGTCGTGTGAACGAAGCGACGCGAGCCACGTACGACGAGTTCACCGAGTACGTGCGGCGCCGCGGTCCCGCACTGCGGCGCATGGCTCGGTCGCTGACCAGCAACGACGCCGACGCCGAGGACCTGCTCCAGGCCGCCCTGATCAAGACCTTCTTCGCCTGGGACCGCATCACCAGCCCGAGCGCCCGGGACGGGTACGTGCGCCGCGCGATGGTCAACACGCAGATCTCCGAGTGGCGGCGGCGGCATCTGGACGTCTACCCCACCGACGAGATCCCCGAGCAGCGGATCGACGACCCGAGTTGGCGCACCGA
This window encodes:
- a CDS encoding SigE family RNA polymerase sigma factor, with product MNEATRATYDEFTEYVRRRGPALRRMARSLTSNDADAEDLLQAALIKTFFAWDRITSPSARDGYVRRAMVNTQISEWRRRHLDVYPTDEIPEQRIDDPSWRTDLADTVNRAVNRLPHRQRLAVILRYYEDLSETEIASVLGVSVGTVKSTVSRAVAKLRHDADLVIERTTP